Genomic segment of Vibrio celticus:
ATTTTGAGGACGGTGATTCGCATACGGGAGCTATTCGATCGAGTGATGGCAGCAGTGGTACACCTAGAGGGCTTTGGAGACATGACTCGATTGCAACGACTTTAAGTGGAGGTTATGAGGGGCGTGATATTGATGACCATATTAGCGAGATGCCCGATTACTATACCGCTCATGATTCAAGTGCAACTGAGTTCAATATTTTAAATCCGACTCATACGGTGCGGCCGGTAGCACAATATGACCCTGATAGTCATTCGGCAAATGATCTGTATACCAGAGTGAATCGTGTGGCACGTAATTTAGTGGAAGACATTGCTGAAGCCGCGAGAGGGGAAGATATTTACGTCTTTACCTTGGGGTTGGGTTCATCATTAACATCGGCAACCGGACCTGATAGTGAGTTTGGAGAAGACTTGCTGTTACGAATGGCAAATTCTAGTGCGCTTTTGGATGATCCAGATTTGAGTGCGGATTATGACCCTGCCCAACTAGAAGGCGTGTATTGCCATGCCATCGATGAGGAAGCATTAGGTCCTTGCTTCGATGAGATGTTGGATGTGATTATCCGTTTAACCTTGTAACGTCTTTCTGGTTTAGCACTTTTACATATTGATAGGTTAAAGGGAGCTCAATCGAGAGATTAGAAAAATAAAAGAGGGAGCTTTTCGCTCCCTCCCAATGCTATGTGTATTTTTGTCGTCGGTTATTCTTCCCAAACTACCAATTTATCTTTCGGCCAGTTATGACCGACTTCATGGTATTTCTGCTCAAGGATATGTCGCTTTATCTTGAGAGTTGGAGTAAGAACACCATTATCGATGCTCCATGGTTCCTTAATCATTAGTACGCCTTTGATCTTCTCATGCGAAGCTAACTGTTCGTTCATTTTTTCAATGACGCGTTTGCTTGTTCTTTCGTAACGAGCCCGATCAAAATTAGGGAAGTCATGCGGTACTACCAGCAGGATAGGGCCAGGTAAGCCTAGGCCTATCAAACACATCATTTCTACACGACTGTACTCAAAGAGTTTGTTCTCGATTGGAACGGGAGCAACAAACTTACCTTTAGCGGTTTTAAAGGTATCTTTCTTACGTCCACGAATCGTTAAATAGCCTTCGCTGTCAATATCACCAATATCACCCGTATGTAGCCAACCTTCTGAGTCAAAAGACTCTTGAGTCGCAATATCATTTTTGTAATAACCAGAGAACATGCCTTTGCTTCGAACTAAAATCTCCTCGTCTTCTGCAATTTTTAGTTCAATGCCCGGACCTGCATTACCTACAGTACCAATTTTGTCTGCTCTAAACGGGTGGTTAATCGTGCTGTAGGCGAAAGACTCAGTCATTCCCCAAGCTTCGGTAATGTGTAGGCCAACACTCTCATACCATGCAAGTAGAGCTGGTGATACCGGAGCTGAGCCACAGCCGAGAACACGCGCTTGGTCTAAACCCAGACCGTCAGCCAGTTTCTTCTTAATGATGTTATTCACAAATGGAATTTTAAGTAAGAAGTTCAGTTTTTTCTGTGGCAGCTTATCTTGGATTCGTTGTTGGAATAGAGTCCATAAACGAGGAACTGAGATAAACAAAGTTGGACGGTGCATTTTTACATCGTCAATAAACGTGTCTAAAGATTCTGGGAAAGCAGTGACTACACCCCCCATTACGGACGAACCAAAGATGTACACTCGTTCGGTGATATGGGCAAGCGGCAGATAAGAAAACAGACGGTCGCCGGGTTGGATACCAATGTGATCGATTAATCTCTGAACTGACCATGTAAAGGCACCATACGTAAGCATTGCGCCTTTAGGTAACCCAGACGTACCCGAAGTATACACAAGCGACATCAGCTTATCATCGTGATGCTGAGGTCGTTTCGTGGATGGTTCATGTGTCTCTATGAGCTGCTCAAAAGTATGTTGGCACTTCGCAGCAGTATCGTAGGGTAATGAGATACTGACTAAGCTCGGGTTATCATCGAGTACTTTTTGTGTCGCTGCAGGATCATCGAGCTTACCTGCAATTACGATCTTACTTTCACTGTGTTCAATACAGTATTGAATGGTGTCTGCTCCCGCTGTCGGAAAGATTGGGACGCTGACAAAATCTCCTAACATCATGGCAAGATCACAGATAAACCACTCTGCACAGTTTTTTGAAACGAGAGCGACTCGATCGCCGGGTTGGGCTCCGAGTCCTTCTAATGCTGACGCCAGTTTTAGTGCTTTGTCGGCCACTTCTTTATAAGTGAATTCAACAAATTGGCGGTTAATGATTTGTTTTAAATAGACTTCATCTGGGCGTTCTTCTGCCCATTTTAAAATCATGTCATTGGGTGTAGGGAGAGCTGTTGCTTTTTCTTGGCTAAACTCGTTAGGCTGAATCATTGTCTAACTCCATGTTTTTCGCTAAGTTATTTTTGTTAAAATCATGTTAAATGTACCATGATTTTTTCTTTTAGGGAGTAAAATTAGCGTTTTCTGTTATCCGTGCAGGCACGTCTGTAACTTGCGGGTGTTACTCCGGTCCTTTTCTTAAAGATTCTTGAAAAATACGACACATCCTTGTATCCACATTGGTAAGAAATAACAGCGATTTTTGATTCGGTATCGGCTTCGATTAACTTTTTAGCTAACAGGATTCGTTTATCGCATACAAAGTC
This window contains:
- a CDS encoding AMP-binding protein; protein product: MIQPNEFSQEKATALPTPNDMILKWAEERPDEVYLKQIINRQFVEFTYKEVADKALKLASALEGLGAQPGDRVALVSKNCAEWFICDLAMMLGDFVSVPIFPTAGADTIQYCIEHSESKIVIAGKLDDPAATQKVLDDNPSLVSISLPYDTAAKCQHTFEQLIETHEPSTKRPQHHDDKLMSLVYTSGTSGLPKGAMLTYGAFTWSVQRLIDHIGIQPGDRLFSYLPLAHITERVYIFGSSVMGGVVTAFPESLDTFIDDVKMHRPTLFISVPRLWTLFQQRIQDKLPQKKLNFLLKIPFVNNIIKKKLADGLGLDQARVLGCGSAPVSPALLAWYESVGLHITEAWGMTESFAYSTINHPFRADKIGTVGNAGPGIELKIAEDEEILVRSKGMFSGYYKNDIATQESFDSEGWLHTGDIGDIDSEGYLTIRGRKKDTFKTAKGKFVAPVPIENKLFEYSRVEMMCLIGLGLPGPILLVVPHDFPNFDRARYERTSKRVIEKMNEQLASHEKIKGVLMIKEPWSIDNGVLTPTLKIKRHILEQKYHEVGHNWPKDKLVVWEE